The following are encoded in a window of Parambassis ranga chromosome 15, fParRan2.1, whole genome shotgun sequence genomic DNA:
- the znf365 gene encoding protein ZNF365 isoform X2 — MQQKLCPKGSGSFLLERNGQACGAVTDSAPSCDLPFRCPRCGEQERFRSLASLRAHLEYRHSYCSPDVTAGGFSITGQLPDPLTSAIPWYDMSLPTRRGQQSAARPPHVRSLSDSRDSGYLHSYSAARRRTQSVGVGTQAEEEEDDEEEEGTEDEDVGEEEDEDDEGRNEGNIIVSSKKSERGHDPFNHHHPQFPPPAPLGPPPDPDLDLIEQNSYSGLETAAASAAVRRRLASILRAADSTMQRRLAKVSTELAQTDTELLCERAHSQHLAQERQEVADRERSLSRQVDVAVMVIAALREQLNASENELERREREVLTIQKFLEAAARQETCGKVRIQRFIENLLRRIALAERLVEYYQVNGSPAQCNHYKHQQQNDNGPHRITKSRSAGGQLFSSGLPDNRTQSSSQFCGRPLFSKAGGGERDREREHRERLAQSSRLFCRPEHRDDIWNHQRRRSTGLLRCSGSAHIIIIGAELCISR; from the exons ATGCAGCAGAAGTTGTGCCCCAAAGGTTCCGGTTCTTTCCTCTTAGAGAGGAACGGCCAGGCCTGCGGCGCCGTCACTGACTCCGCCCCCTCCTGCGACCTCCCGTTCCGCTGCCCCCGCTGTGGAGAGCAGGAGCGTTTCCGCAGCCTGGCCTCGCTTCGCGCCCACCTGGAGTACCGCCATTCCTACTGCTCTCCGGACGTGACCGCCGGAGGCTTCAGCATCACTGGCCAACTCCCCGACCCGCTGACATCGGCCATCCCTTGGTACGACATGAGCCTCCCGACCAGGAGGGGGCAGCAGAGTGCAGCAAGACCGCCTCATGTCCGCTCGCtcagtgacagcagagacagcgGGTACCTGCACTCCTACAGTGCTGCAAGGAGGCGCACCCAGAGCGTGGGGGTGGGGACGcaggctgaggaagaggaggatgacgaagaagaggaggggacagaagatgaagatgtgggagaagaggaggacgaggatgaTGAGGGAAGGAATGAGGGAAACATCATAGTGTCAAGCAAAAAGTCAGAACGAGGCCATGACCCCTTCAACCACCACCATCCCCAGTTTCCTCCGCCCGCCCCCCTCGGCCCCCCGCCTGACCCAGACCTGGACCTGATTG AGCAGAACTCGTACTCCGGTTTGGAGACGGCGGCAGCCTCGGCCGCCGTGCGGCGGCGGTTGGCCAGCATCCTGCGGGCAGCTGACAGCACCATGCAGCGGCGGCTGGCTAAGGTGAGCACGGAGCTGGCGCAGACCGACACCGAGCTCCTGTGCGAGCGCGCTCACTCGCAGCACCTGGCGCAGGAGAGGCAGGAAGTAGCAGACAGGGAGAGGTCACTGAGCCGGCAGGTGGACGTGGCCGTCATGGTGATCGCCGCGCTTCGGGAGCAGCTCAACGCCTCCGAGAACGAGCTGGAGCGCCGAGAGAG GGAGGTGTTAACCATCCAGAAGTTTCTGGAGGCAGCGGCCCGACAAGAGACGTGCGGCAAAGTTCGGATCCAGCGCTTCATCGAGAACCTGCTGAGACGCATCGCTCTGGCTGAGAGACTGGTGGAGTACTACCAGGTCAACGGCAGCCCGGCACAGTGCAACCACtacaag caccagcagcaaaaTGATAACGGCCCTCACAGAATCACAAAAAGTAG GTCAGCGGGGGGTCAGCTCTTCTCGTCCGGTCTCCCAGACAACAGAACCCAGTCCTCCTCCCAGTTCTGCGGCCGTCCTCTGTTCTCCAAAGCGGGCGGAGGAGAGCGCGACCGGGAGCGGGAGCACCGGGAGCGCCTGGCCCAGTCGTCCAGGCTGTTCTGCCGGCCCGAACACAGAGACGACATCTGGAACCACCAGCGGCGCCGGTCCACAGG GTTATTACGCTGCAGTGGGTCAGCACACATCATCATAATCGGCGCTGAGTTGTGTATCTCGAGGTGA
- the sult6b1 gene encoding sulfotransferase 6B1: MSTNVFLNKMQSRMQMAKEMSDEEKLYRYKGVLYPRLMCPEEHLEALENMEAREDDIMLVAYPKCGFNWMVGVLRKIIGEATGVKTESRMPPLIEFFGPDAVKAIDKTPSPRFLGTHLHPDNIPASFFAKKTKMLVIFRNPKDTLVSFYHFSNSNPVLPSGQSWESFYSLFMSGDVSWGSYFDHALAWEKRISDPNVMLVTYEDLKQDLSEGIRQISSFFGFSLAEAQVQRIAGESTFHAMKESSDNSLGNMGNIIFRKGEVGDWKNHFTPEQSREMDEAFNKHLAGTRLGDKLNYQQHCQ; encoded by the exons atgagcACCAACGTCTTCCTCAACAAGATGCAGTCCAGGATGCAGATGGCGAAGGAGATGAGTGACGAGGAGAAGCTGTACAGATACAAAGGCGTGCTGTACCCGCGCCTCATGTGTCCCGAGGAGCATTTAGAGGCTCTGGAGAACATGGAGGCCCGCGAGGATGACATCATGCTGGTGGCGTATCCTAAATGTG gtttTAACTGGATGGTGGGTGTGCTGAGGAAGATCATTGGAGAGGCCACAGGAGTGAAAACAGAGTCCAGGATGCCGCCGCTGATTGAATTTTTTGGACCAGATGCCGTAAAG GCTATAGATAAGACTCCCTCTCCGAGGTTTCTGGGAACTCACCTTCACCCCGACAACATCCCAGCCTCCTTTTTTGCAAAGAAAACTAAG ATGTTGGTGATCTTCAGGAACCCCAAAGACACTCTGGTCTCCTTCTACCACTTCTCCAACAGCAACCCTGTCCTCCCGTCCGGACAGTCCTGGGAAAGCTTCTACTCCCTGTTCATGAGCGGAGACg tgtccTGGGGGTCATACTTCGATCACGCCCTGGCCTGGGAGAAGAGGATCTCTGACCCCAACGTCATGCTCGTCACCTACGAGGACCTGAAACAg GATCTGAGCGAGGGCATCCGTCAGATCTCCAGCTTCTTCGGCTTCAGCCTGGCCGAGGCTCAGGTGCAGCGGATCGCAGGCGAGAGCACCTTCCACGCCATGAAGGAGAGCTCCGACAACTCCCTCGGCAACATGGGAAACATCATCTTCAGAAAAG GTGAGGTCGGAGACTGGAAGAACCACTTCACACCTGAGCAGAGCCGAGAGATGGACGAGGCCTTCAACAAGCATCTGGCAGGAACCAGGCTGGGAGACAAACTCAACTACCAGCAGCACTGTCAGTAG
- the znf365 gene encoding protein ZNF365 isoform X1, translated as MQQKLCPKGSGSFLLERNGQACGAVTDSAPSCDLPFRCPRCGEQERFRSLASLRAHLEYRHSYCSPDVTAGGFSITGQLPDPLTSAIPWYDMSLPTRRGQQSAARPPHVRSLSDSRDSGYLHSYSAARRRTQSVGVGTQAEEEEDDEEEEGTEDEDVGEEEDEDDEGRNEGNIIVSSKKSERGHDPFNHHHPQFPPPAPLGPPPDPDLDLIEQNSYSGLETAAASAAVRRRLASILRAADSTMQRRLAKVSTELAQTDTELLCERAHSQHLAQERQEVADRERSLSRQVDVAVMVIAALREQLNASENELERREREVLTIQKFLEAAARQETCGKVRIQRFIENLLRRIALAERLVEYYQVNGSPAQCNHYKQHQQQNDNGPHRITKSRSAGGQLFSSGLPDNRTQSSSQFCGRPLFSKAGGGERDREREHRERLAQSSRLFCRPEHRDDIWNHQRRRSTGLLRCSGSAHIIIIGAELCISR; from the exons ATGCAGCAGAAGTTGTGCCCCAAAGGTTCCGGTTCTTTCCTCTTAGAGAGGAACGGCCAGGCCTGCGGCGCCGTCACTGACTCCGCCCCCTCCTGCGACCTCCCGTTCCGCTGCCCCCGCTGTGGAGAGCAGGAGCGTTTCCGCAGCCTGGCCTCGCTTCGCGCCCACCTGGAGTACCGCCATTCCTACTGCTCTCCGGACGTGACCGCCGGAGGCTTCAGCATCACTGGCCAACTCCCCGACCCGCTGACATCGGCCATCCCTTGGTACGACATGAGCCTCCCGACCAGGAGGGGGCAGCAGAGTGCAGCAAGACCGCCTCATGTCCGCTCGCtcagtgacagcagagacagcgGGTACCTGCACTCCTACAGTGCTGCAAGGAGGCGCACCCAGAGCGTGGGGGTGGGGACGcaggctgaggaagaggaggatgacgaagaagaggaggggacagaagatgaagatgtgggagaagaggaggacgaggatgaTGAGGGAAGGAATGAGGGAAACATCATAGTGTCAAGCAAAAAGTCAGAACGAGGCCATGACCCCTTCAACCACCACCATCCCCAGTTTCCTCCGCCCGCCCCCCTCGGCCCCCCGCCTGACCCAGACCTGGACCTGATTG AGCAGAACTCGTACTCCGGTTTGGAGACGGCGGCAGCCTCGGCCGCCGTGCGGCGGCGGTTGGCCAGCATCCTGCGGGCAGCTGACAGCACCATGCAGCGGCGGCTGGCTAAGGTGAGCACGGAGCTGGCGCAGACCGACACCGAGCTCCTGTGCGAGCGCGCTCACTCGCAGCACCTGGCGCAGGAGAGGCAGGAAGTAGCAGACAGGGAGAGGTCACTGAGCCGGCAGGTGGACGTGGCCGTCATGGTGATCGCCGCGCTTCGGGAGCAGCTCAACGCCTCCGAGAACGAGCTGGAGCGCCGAGAGAG GGAGGTGTTAACCATCCAGAAGTTTCTGGAGGCAGCGGCCCGACAAGAGACGTGCGGCAAAGTTCGGATCCAGCGCTTCATCGAGAACCTGCTGAGACGCATCGCTCTGGCTGAGAGACTGGTGGAGTACTACCAGGTCAACGGCAGCCCGGCACAGTGCAACCACtacaag cagcaccagcagcaaaaTGATAACGGCCCTCACAGAATCACAAAAAGTAG GTCAGCGGGGGGTCAGCTCTTCTCGTCCGGTCTCCCAGACAACAGAACCCAGTCCTCCTCCCAGTTCTGCGGCCGTCCTCTGTTCTCCAAAGCGGGCGGAGGAGAGCGCGACCGGGAGCGGGAGCACCGGGAGCGCCTGGCCCAGTCGTCCAGGCTGTTCTGCCGGCCCGAACACAGAGACGACATCTGGAACCACCAGCGGCGCCGGTCCACAGG GTTATTACGCTGCAGTGGGTCAGCACACATCATCATAATCGGCGCTGAGTTGTGTATCTCGAGGTGA
- the znf365 gene encoding protein ZNF365 isoform X3, translating to MQQKLCPKGSGSFLLERNGQACGAVTDSAPSCDLPFRCPRCGEQERFRSLASLRAHLEYRHSYCSPDVTAGGFSITGQLPDPLTSAIPWYDMSLPTRRGQQSAARPPHVRSLSDSRDSGYLHSYSAARRRTQSVGVGTQAEEEEDDEEEEGTEDEDVGEEEDEDDEGRNEGNIIVSSKKSERGHDPFNHHHPQFPPPAPLGPPPDPDLDLIEQNSYSGLETAAASAAVRRRLASILRAADSTMQRRLAKVSTELAQTDTELLCERAHSQHLAQERQEVADRERSLSRQVDVAVMVIAALREQLNASENELERREREVLTIQKFLEAAARQETCGKVRIQRFIENLLRRIALAERLVEYYQVNGSPAQCNHYKQHQQQNDNGPHRITKSRSAGGQLFSSGLPDNRTQSSSQFCGRPLFSKAGGGERDREREHRERLAQSSRLFCRPEHRDDIWNHQRRRSTGYEA from the exons ATGCAGCAGAAGTTGTGCCCCAAAGGTTCCGGTTCTTTCCTCTTAGAGAGGAACGGCCAGGCCTGCGGCGCCGTCACTGACTCCGCCCCCTCCTGCGACCTCCCGTTCCGCTGCCCCCGCTGTGGAGAGCAGGAGCGTTTCCGCAGCCTGGCCTCGCTTCGCGCCCACCTGGAGTACCGCCATTCCTACTGCTCTCCGGACGTGACCGCCGGAGGCTTCAGCATCACTGGCCAACTCCCCGACCCGCTGACATCGGCCATCCCTTGGTACGACATGAGCCTCCCGACCAGGAGGGGGCAGCAGAGTGCAGCAAGACCGCCTCATGTCCGCTCGCtcagtgacagcagagacagcgGGTACCTGCACTCCTACAGTGCTGCAAGGAGGCGCACCCAGAGCGTGGGGGTGGGGACGcaggctgaggaagaggaggatgacgaagaagaggaggggacagaagatgaagatgtgggagaagaggaggacgaggatgaTGAGGGAAGGAATGAGGGAAACATCATAGTGTCAAGCAAAAAGTCAGAACGAGGCCATGACCCCTTCAACCACCACCATCCCCAGTTTCCTCCGCCCGCCCCCCTCGGCCCCCCGCCTGACCCAGACCTGGACCTGATTG AGCAGAACTCGTACTCCGGTTTGGAGACGGCGGCAGCCTCGGCCGCCGTGCGGCGGCGGTTGGCCAGCATCCTGCGGGCAGCTGACAGCACCATGCAGCGGCGGCTGGCTAAGGTGAGCACGGAGCTGGCGCAGACCGACACCGAGCTCCTGTGCGAGCGCGCTCACTCGCAGCACCTGGCGCAGGAGAGGCAGGAAGTAGCAGACAGGGAGAGGTCACTGAGCCGGCAGGTGGACGTGGCCGTCATGGTGATCGCCGCGCTTCGGGAGCAGCTCAACGCCTCCGAGAACGAGCTGGAGCGCCGAGAGAG GGAGGTGTTAACCATCCAGAAGTTTCTGGAGGCAGCGGCCCGACAAGAGACGTGCGGCAAAGTTCGGATCCAGCGCTTCATCGAGAACCTGCTGAGACGCATCGCTCTGGCTGAGAGACTGGTGGAGTACTACCAGGTCAACGGCAGCCCGGCACAGTGCAACCACtacaag cagcaccagcagcaaaaTGATAACGGCCCTCACAGAATCACAAAAAGTAG GTCAGCGGGGGGTCAGCTCTTCTCGTCCGGTCTCCCAGACAACAGAACCCAGTCCTCCTCCCAGTTCTGCGGCCGTCCTCTGTTCTCCAAAGCGGGCGGAGGAGAGCGCGACCGGGAGCGGGAGCACCGGGAGCGCCTGGCCCAGTCGTCCAGGCTGTTCTGCCGGCCCGAACACAGAGACGACATCTGGAACCACCAGCGGCGCCGGTCCACAGGGTACGAGGCCTAG